Genomic DNA from Oryza sativa Japonica Group chromosome 5, ASM3414082v1:
TTTATCCGATGactaatatatttttgataATGTGGCACATCCTCGTAAAAAAAGGTTTGTTGCTTTCACTATATGAGATAAGATAAGATTGTAAAACTTGCATGACTAAAATGTCATTACCAAATTAGAGTCCGACCACCACCACATATACAACCATGAATAAAGATTGTCGAATGAAAAAATAGGTTGGTAGTTTCATTACTTGAATTAATCTTCAGAAATTAACATTGAAGAATTCTctataatgaaaaataaaataaaattatttagcTAAAAGTTGATCGCTTTTTCCTACTCAGCTATTGGAAACTTTATAAAACCGTGTGCTGATCAACCTGCCGCTCCTCTGGTTTTGCACACGTTTCTTTCACagaattttttaagtttttttttaaaaaaatatacaagtAAACGAAAAGAAAAGCACACAATTTcctaccaaaaaaaaacaacataagCACACCATTTCCGGTCGATTTTAATTCcagaaatattttaaaaagccACTGCTTCAACGGGGCCCACTGGCAGTGACCGCTACAAATCACAGACAAGCCGGCTTCGGCAATGCGTAGAAGCAGAGTGTATAAAACTCACCGGAACGAGCcgtacgacggcgacggcgacgcctcgCCGTGCGCGGgcaatggcgcggcggcggcggcggcgacgccgagcagGAGGTACTCGACCCACCCGAGGTCCCCGTTGCAGCCGATCCTCTTGCTCCCGTACCCGAACGGGCTccccggcacggcggcggcggccgccgccgccgccgcctccttctccggcTGCGCCATCGCgaagaacgccgccgccgcggcctccacgCGCGCCAGGAGCCCCGCCGGCACGCCGTGGCCCGTCACCTTGAAGAACCCGTGTCCCTcgcacgccgccaccaccgcgcgcgccgcgtccgccctgcaggcgccgccgcccaggTCCACCTCCGGCACGtcggccagcggcggcgccgccttctGCACCGCCGCCGGCAGGGCGATCTGCTCCAACTCCCCCTTCGCCAAAACCACCATGACTGAGCGACAACTAGAatgctagtagctagctaggtagaAAGCAGAGGAGAACGCCGATTAAAAGCAGAGGAATCGAAGGAAGTGAAGAATGGAGGAGGTGAGGTGGGGAGGGAGACGAACGGGGTGGCGTCGGCATATATAGGCATGGGGGTGTATgaggatgacgatgatgatacGTTGATGATGTGTATCCTCGCTCCTTCTTCGGACGAGATTTGTCTATTTTGGAACATAAGAGGTATTCAGTAAAACGTACTGTAACTTGTTATAAACTTagtattattttaaaattaatattCGAGTTTAAATTTCTCACATAGTATAATATTtttgacaaacaaaataatcaTATAGGAGTAAAACTGAATGTAAATAACAACCGatgatattatttttatcaattaaaatttagtttataataaattatttattagttaGATATTTAAAGAGTTCAATTTTTAAATAGGTATGTGCATGATTTAGTGAGTGGGACGGGGCGACGGGCTCTGGGCTCTGGGTTCTACTCGTGACAGTTACCTGTCTGCGTAGGATACACTGCACTGTAGTGATATCTTGCCCACCGAATTAATGAGCATGATTCATTgcactatggctgtgtttagtttcacgttaaaattaaaagttttaaaaaattggaacgatgtgatggaaaaattaaaaatttacgtgtgtagaaaagtttatgtgtgtaggaaagtttgatatgacgaaaaagttaaaagtttaaagaaaaaaagttagaatctaaagAGGGCCTATGCATCACTGGCAATCTGGCACGGTCAAAGTGGTTAAATATGATGTTTCAACAATTCCTAGCGAGTGAGCTCTCTTTTTCAAAACAGGACCAACACCGGTGGCTATTTTTTAACTATTGGCAGTCTCATGGTTGTAGGTTAAGGTATGGCTGGATAAGAGGCAAGTGTTATGGTAGATGTGACTATCACCTctaaatttatctattttattcacTAATGAATTAAGAGGCAACCCATACAATATATCAACTCTAGTATACAAATACCAATGTATCTAGTACTCTCATATCCTTCTTAAAATTTGTATGGATGTTGCCTCTTGATTTAGGGATGgctcatcatctctctcctcacttctctcctccacctcatgtACTCTTAGGGGCAACATATGAAGtattatagtacttgccctaagccctagaaaaataaagcaaggctgtgtttagttcacaccaaaattagaaatttggttgaaattgaaacaatgtgacagaaaagttggaagtttgtgtgtgtaggaaagttttgatgtgatgaaaaagttggaagtttgaagaattattttggaactaaacacggcgtaagtaacaaaaatatataatttataagtacaaatttttatatatgtattgtttGTGGTTCAAAATTTAATGTTAAAAATAGTCTATAACGAAAACAAATCATAAAATCAactacaatttaaaattttttgtcaCGATGATAAGCAAAAGGGTAGGTGATGGGAGACTGAGTTTTTAGTTAGTGTTTACTTAGGGATGCAGCAGTGTTCATTGATTATGTGTATATTTTAAAGTAACGTGATACATGTCATGCAAATTTGTACTGTATGTATTTTGTTTCTAATTTCACATTTCATAATCATATAGTCCATTCTATCAGGTGTAATATAATAGAATTAGTCAATTAAATCATTGCATAAAAAGTAACGAACGACCTATACTCATGCTAGGGTTCTGCAAAAAGAACTCAATAGTGGGCGTGTGGTGTTGTAGCACAAGTAGTAATTACGACAATAATAAACATAAAAGTCCTAATGAGATTCTTGAAAACATTTTTAGTGAAATTGATTTGATCTTGATCTGCTACAAAATAAGCAAAAATTGAAATGCACACACTCTCATTGCTCATCTTGTAAGTGGTAACCTTTATGATTGCTGATGAGGTAACCATGGGAGAAATTGTCATCTTCAAACATCGCCTTAGAGAGTTACATGCACGAAGGCGACCAAGAGCGATAACAAGGTTCACGGTAGGTGGTATGTGACAGTTCTTACAAAGAATGAAATCCCACCTATCAGGTACTTCTTCCTTGATTGACAAACATTGCTATTAGGGAATGTACAATGGTCTTTATTAGCGgtctctctttattgtcatgcGAGCATATTTAGTGATgtagaagagagaggaagaaggaaagagaaagatgGTTGCTACGTATGACAACGGcatagagtcgactcttagcatttattaggaaattttttttgttgcattgaGTAATAAAGGAAAGATGACTAGTAAGAAAGTATTTTGGTGCATTAATGGTTAGAGACCATATTGTCTTAACTATTGTAACGTGATAGTCTCTAATTAACGTAGAGACTACACCGGTCTCTACCTTTGTACTTGCCCTTATATGACAGTTCAAAAAACACATTGGATCCTATTATTTAGGGCCGGTTTGGTTCATAGCCTAAAATGGCCTTACCAATGTTTGGGCCACATTAACAGTACAAAGTATAATTTTGGTTTGGATCCAAATATTGGCTGGCCTATGCAAAACAATAGGTCACGCCATTGACAAGAGCCAAAACGTAGGCGTGAAATTTAAACTCTTGCGCGGGCTCGGATGACGCTCCATATCCAAGCTGCACAGTAGTACACAAGCAGATATTCTCATTTATTGGCATCCACCTACCGCTCATCATCTTCTCTAGCCACAGGCCACAACCTATAGCTCCTCCAATCCCGAGCTAGAAGACACAGGAGCCCATCTTGCCATCCATAGTCATCTTCTCAAACAATCAAACCCATAAGAGCTGATCAAATGGGGTAGAAATTTTGGAGTAAATCTGCTGGGGAGGGGACGAGAGTGAGGCGGAAGGGTTCTGCTCAGGCGACAGAGGACGGCATACGGGCGCCGCGATTTCAGCTGCAGCTCTACTGACTCCGCCGCGCTCAAGTGCCATCACACAAAGGTAACCATTCCTTCCATAGAATGCTTTCCCACTTGTGTTGATAATAAAATTTCTGATGTATAATCTGCCATTAGCATCTTATGTACTAGTAGTAATAAAAGTTAGTTGGCCGAACATCTTACTAGTTTAGTGTTGATGCTTATTTCACCTGTACTTTATTAGTGTGTCCTTTTACATCTAAGTGaatatctcctttttttttttggataaatcTGTATGTTGGCACAATAGTATTTGATTTTCTAAAGTAATTTCAAACTGGTAATCTGCTTCCAGATGGAGAGCAATCGACAGCAATATGTGCATTGCTTCTTGTTGAGGCAAAAGGCTGTAGTGATACTTCTGGTTTTGATCCTCGTCTGGTTGAGGAATAAAAATGGTAAAAGAAGTAAATGCAAAGGGGTACGGTATGGGCCCCTGATCCATAGGGATGTATGGAGAACAAGTGAATTAATTAGGTTGATCGACACTTCAGATAGGATATGCACACAACAATTGAGAATGCCCCGTCAGTTATTCTACAGGCTCTGTTCTCGTCTTAAGAACAAGGGACTACTAGTTGACACCTTTCATGTTTCAGTAGAGGAGCAAGTGGCAATGTTTCTGAAGAAGGTTGGACAACATCATTCAGTTCCATCTGTAGGATTCTCATTTTGGCGATCTGGTGAGACAGTGAGTAGGTATTTTCATATTGTGTTGCGGGCCATGTGTGAGTTAGCTCGAGAACTCATTTATGTCAGGTCTGCCGATACACATACTAAGATCACCAGCAACCCAAACAAATTCTATCCATATTTTGAGGTAACTCTAAATACCAAGAGACAATAATTCATATTCCATTAACTTTTGTTTATTTCACTCGGATGTTTTTATTTTGTCTGCACTTAGGGCTGTATTGGGGCACTAGACGGCACACACATCAGGGCAAGTGTGCCAGCCAAGAAGGTGGATAGGTTTAGAGGCCGCAAGTCATACCCCACACAGAACGTATTGGCTGCTGTCGACTTTGACCTTAGGTTCACATATATCCTATCAGGTTGGGAGGGGTCAGCTCATGATTCTCTTGTCTTGCAAGATGCATTGTCGCGCCCAAATGGTCTTAAAATACCAGAAGGTAATTAAACATTTTGAAAGAATCGTAATTAGCCTTGTTGTAAGAAGATAACATTAGGCTCATATATGACATGATTGATGGTTGTAGGGAAATATTTTTTGGCTGATGCTGGATATGCTGCTAGGCCGGGTATATTGCCGCCATATCGTCGTGTTCGATATCACCTAAAAGAGTTTCGTGGCCCTCAAGGTCCAAAATGCCCAAAAGAGCTATTCAACTATCGTCATTCTTCACTTCGAACTACAATTGAACGAGCTTTTGGTGCTCTTAAGAACCGCTTCAAGATTCTTATGAATAAGCCATTCATACCCTTGAAAGCCCAAGCAATGGTGGTTATCGCTTGTTGTGCCCTTCATAATTGGATATTGGACGATGGACATGATGAATTTGTCTCCGATGAGGATACGTGGTATGCTCGCCTACCAAGGAGTAGTAACCGTGTCACTGACAAAGGGGCTGATGTACGTGAGTGGGCAGCCAAGCGTGACGATATTGCCAATCAGATGTGGAATGATAGAAACAACATAGATGTCCACGATGTTATGACCAGCGAATGAGTTACCAACGTATATTGCTTACAATCTTTGTTTTTTGTATTAACTGACTACCATTGTTCATATGAAGTGTTTTACTTACAATTCTCCTATGATGTATGCAGTATGGGAAATCGTACTGAAGATAATAGCAAGGAAGGTGGCTCTCGTGAAAAGTATATCACTTGGAGTGATGATGCCACTCAGTTCATGCTTGAGTGGTATATATCGCTCCGCAAGGACAAACCTACCACCTTCAAGTGGAGGAAACAACACCACCAGCAGTGTGCTACTGCTTTGAATGACAAGCTTGGACTTAGAGTCAACAGAAGCCAAGTCCATCGGCATTTCAGGCTATGCAAGGAAAAATGGAGTTGGATCTGTGCAGCCTTAGGAAAAAGTGGCTATGGTTTTGATGCAACATCATGCAAATTTAACATTGACCCATCGGAGAAGGAAGCAAACAAACTTGGTGTAAGTTATTCTATGATTGCACACTAGTTTGAGTTATAATTCATACAAGAATTGTTAAGTTTGTTTATTTCTAACCATGCTTCTTCTAATGACAGACAACTAAATACAACTACTTGACTAAGCCTATCAAATTCTTCCATCTctttgaagaattatttgtgGGCTGTTCAAAAGCTGATGGCTCTCTTGCGATGGACCAGTTTACTGCTAATACTAGTAGTGATAGTGATGGCAGTGGTAGCATCAAGGAGTTGGAAGAATATACATTTCCACTGCAAGATGGTGGCAATGATTCCGACACAATACCTCGCTATAGTCCGACAACTGATGCCACTTCTTCAGGGCAGAAGCGTAAGTTTGTGAAATCACCTACCAAGAAGATTGTGAAGCATAAAACGAGCCGCCACAAAGCAGAGGAGGATGAGCTGATAGCTAGTATCCTTAGGCTTGCTAACTCTCTTGCATCTGCACAGTCTGTTGCATCTGTTGAAGTGCCCTCTGTAGGAGATCCAAATGCAAGTATTTGGAAGCGCATAGAAGACCTCACCATCCCAGCAAGTGACAAAATTGAACTTGCAATCTTTCTCACCAAGCCAGAACAAGAATGCTTTCGTTCTTATCTGCGAGTTGCAAGTGATGAAAGTTTCCAAGCTTGGGTTATAGATTACTTTGGGCGCAAATGTGCTACCGATGGTGGCTATGTCACTCTGTGAATCATTTGCCAGGTGGTGACATTTTGGTTAGGGAGCAATGCATTTTGATAAACCCATGTTACTGTTATATACTTATGATATATGCTGCCACTACCATATAGGGGATGGCAGTGTGAAGTATAAAGTAGGGGTTAGTGCAAACCCATGATGTAATATATGGCACTACTATGTGGGTGATTACGAAGTACTACTATGTAGGGATATGTGCAAACCAAAATGCTGTAATGCATGATGTGTTATTGCTGCACTAGTTATGGAGCTTTGAAGTCTAATTTCAGTCATACAGTATTTCTTTTATATAAACACGCCCAGCTTTGTTGCTGCTATATTTGATACAAGGAGGTTTATTTAAGAGAGAAACAAAGAATGATGTCAAAGAAATCAACACAGCAAACAAGAACATTTAGCTGCCTTTACACATATTCATTTTTCAGGAATTAGCTAGCAGTACCATTAACGGGAGGCAATATAACTACGATCAACAAGAGCTAGCAGTACTGCACATATACACCAGGACCACAAGTCCACAACCCATCATCAAGGGCTAATAAACACTTCAGTTTTTCACTTATTAAAATTTGACTACAAAATAAAGAAACATTAGGATCTGGAGCGCAGGAAGATATGAAAGCAGAGGTGAGAAGGTGAGGAATATGAAGGCAAAACAAGAAAAGGCATAGCCATATGAAGGCACCAAACCAAACTTGGTATAGCCAAAAATTGGCTAGGTCAATTTTGGCTACTAACCAAACTCAATTTTACCTTTCCAAACAATGTCCATAACAAAATATGCCTAtgaccaaaatttggtaaggctcTTTTAGGTCTCAAACCAAACCTACCCTTATTTTACATTATGTGAAGATTTCATTAAAAGATGGAATTACTTCCAGCCTCTACATGGATGCACACAAAaatcaaagcaaaaaaaaactgaagggTGACATACAAGAATATGTTGCATTTGCACGTGTATATGCTTATTTGACatcttctatctattatctatctatcttctatctatctattatatactaaaagtccattaaactttctacaaacgctcctaagccgccatgtggcgctcctacaaacactcataggccgccacgtggcactctctAATCttaccgttgattttcacttaaattgatggACCCATTAATTTAGactattagattagatctattattaaaaggtgatagtttttcctaaaaaaaatgcaactgGTGGTGGCTGGGAAAGGGCAAGAAAACTAATGtcaaaaaaggaaagaaaactaAATGTCCGTACGCAAAGTATAATtgaaaaaaacaacaaataaaacttcCTACTGTTAGGcggaagaaaaaataataaacatCTACAtacgataaaaaaaatgataaagccAAAAACATGTGTAGTTAGGATTTTttgtataatataaaatataatattacatAATATATGGAAGTATAtgatctataatataaatatcaaatatcaaatcaaCGGTCACTAAACATTAtcttttaaattacttttaattaTATGCCCAATTTATGATCGATTGTATTCGTTTAATTAAACAAAGTATCGGTGTATAAAAGTAATGATGTGGTCCTAAATACATCCGACACATCGGGTCAAAATACAATAGGGTACAATAAGTAATGTTAGAGATTTATTAAACTtgctacaaacgcttctaaatAGCTATGTGGCGCTCCTACGAATGCTTCTACGACACCAcatggtgctctaataaattagagaaaacctTGCAAATTGTGAGAAAAAAACATCCAGTCATTTTTATtggtggacccactatttttaaactattagattagatttatttaaaatatatccCACGTAACCTGCTCGAATAAAAAATCACGTGAATAGTTGCACGTACATATACGTGCTTCCGTACTTTGCTACTcactgaaaaaaaaggaaaaaaagtaattacgatggaaaaaaagaaggatTAGCCGTACCACGGTCACACCTAATTGTTACTAGTGACACATACATACGTACTGTTCAcccaaaaaagtgaaaaaaaaaatctcaaatgtACAATACGTACTACGTACTATTCACcggattgagaaaaaaaattctcccgGGTATGTACAAGCTACGCACCGTCCTTCACTCCTCGaatttttatacataaaatcAACATTCACCCGTCCCCTAATAAACTTATCTAAATAATAAATAGACgtatatagaaaaatattacGACTACATttgatattaaatatatttaaatttaaaaatatcacATTGAAGCATATTTAGAGCTTTATCCATTAAAT
This window encodes:
- the LOC136356543 gene encoding protein ALP1-like encodes the protein MPRQLFYRLCSRLKNKGLLVDTFHVSVEEQVAMFLKKVGQHHSVPSVGFSFWRSGETGCIGALDGTHIRASVPAKKVDRFRGRKSYPTQNVLAAVDFDLRFTYILSGWEGSAHDSLVLQDALSRPNGLKIPEGKYFLADAGYAARPGILPPYRRVRYHLKEFRGPQGPKCPKELFNYRHSSLRTTIERAFGALKNRFKILMNKPFIPLKAQAMVVIACCALHNWILDDGHDEFVSDEDTWYARLPRSSNRVTDKGADVREWAAKRDDIANQMWNDRNNIDVHDVMTSE
- the LOC107276961 gene encoding uncharacterized protein; protein product: MGNRTEDNSKEGGSREKYITWSDDATQFMLEWYISLRKDKPTTFKWRKQHHQQCATALNDKLGLRVNRSQVHRHFRLCKEKWSWICAALGKSGYGFDATSCKFNIDPSEKEANKLGTTKYNYLTKPIKFFHLFEELFVGCSKADGSLAMDQFTANTSSDSDGSGSIKELEEYTFPLQDGGNDSDTIPRYSPTTDATSSGQKRKFVKSPTKKIVKHKTSRHKAEEDELIASILRLANSLASAQSVASVEVPSVGDPNASIWKRIEDLTIPASDKIELAIFLTKPEQECFRSYLRVASDESFQAWVIDYFGRKCATDGGYVTL